Genomic DNA from Geotrypetes seraphini chromosome 7, aGeoSer1.1, whole genome shotgun sequence:
tccttagccgctttttcctgtccattttcccttctttttacctcccctgtgtccaccaccaccccttcactgctacccttgtagcagcattttcccccacccccttccctactcttaccatGATGTGGCTTGCTCTTTTTGGCCCCTCCGCCTTCCATTCCcatggtctagcctgctccaagggcctcccccccttcccttattgtgttccctgcaggcaggcccagcttctccctgcacgttacctttttttcattctgttgccctccctcgcgtggctgcctgcctggtcccattgagCGGCGAGCggctgaagtttttttttttttttggcgcttccctgccctgtgtttgttttggtgtttgtctgTTTGGCTGATGtatgtggaattttttttttctgtgtctctctctccttttaattttttatttctttcaatctttctctattgctccttgtctttaagggtttttttttcctgtgtgtgtctctctctgtttGTATAAGGAGGTGTCATAtgtcacctattttttttttttttgtaataactgaagtttcacagagtaagtttttgttttgggttttttttaatgtatattaccagcattccctccctctccatttccctcctcccacactactttcctgtgcagcagcagcatttcccctacccccccacctttcccttcccgcggtctggttggctcccttagtccctttccgccccccccccacccttcccttcccgcggtcccgacaaacctgctacACCagtagcgtctgcagcactgtacacacgctacttcggggccttctactgccctgatttgctctgcttctGTGCCAgaataaatcagggcagtagaaggccccaaagtagtgtgtgtacagtgctgctggagtcgggaccgcgggaggGTTTCTAGAGAGTAGCTGAACAGGTCACCGGCAGTCAATGAAGGGGTGCTGTCCTCGGGGGCAGAGCCACAGCAGGAGTTTGAATTTACAGTTTGCGTTCGGGCGGCCGTCCTCGCGCTCCGTCCACCGTGCGCATGGGCTGCCTCTGCCCTCGGGTGCGCTCGGCGGCGATGCTTGTGGCAGCCGTTGTGAAGGGGCGGCGTGGTGCGGtctgtattgtgaggtggagagcagggaagggcgcgcatgcgcacttgtcttgccacatcccgacagaaaagggatcagggaacatgcgaggcaagtgcgcatgcgcggctagcattttattatttaagatgtgggtgacgtcatccatggagcccagatgcagacaggctcacaagcagacttgcttataaaactttaagaaagtttgaaactgctgcaccgcgcatgtgcgagtgccttcccgcccgaggtagggcgcacgtctcctcagcctctcctcagttttccacggagccgacaAGCCACTCGTTTCAATGCTCTGCGCTAGACTTAGTTCTACTCGTGCCTTTTCTCACCACGGCTCATGtatttttctttacagggtcgctgtgtttgCCTTATTCTGTTCCTGCTGTGCCAGCGAGACTGGAATCTCGATATCAAATGGTTCACTATACAGGATTTGATAAGTCTCAACtatcccatcaatctcttcttgGTGGGTCTTCCTTGAAAACAACCAATCTGGCAGTCCCACCTGGCCGACAGGGAAGggctatggataaatttggccgaTGCCTGTATCAAAGTTCTACgatgacaaatagaattttaAGCTACAACTTTGTCTTTACATCATATCTCAAATATTGGGTCAATGCTATGCAAACTTTTTTCAAGTACCTTCTAGAGCATCTTCTGACAGAGTTCCAGCATATGCATTCCACTCTGGCACAACCTCGCATACATATGGCCCAGgctgcatatgatgcttttgagatatCCTCCAGGGCCACTGCTTTATCGGTGGCGATACGCCATCTCGCCTGGCTCCATCCCATGGATATGGACCCAAATCTACAAGATCAACTGGCCAACATCCCATGTCAAGGCAGTGAGTTATTTGATGACTCCATTGAGGCAATTACAAAGTGCTTGTCTGAGTATGAGAAGTCATCAAACCCGAACCCTTCCACAGATAAGGGTTATACACCTTCTCCATCTTCTCAAAGGCGTTTTCCTCAGAAGGCAGTACCTGATTCAAGGCCgcctcttaagaaacagcagctTCAACAGCAGCAGCGtaaatctcagactcctgctgcatcTAAGCTTTCTCAGTCTTTTTACCCAACTCAACAGAGAGCATAACCTTATTCGTTCTACCTCTCTCATCTATTTTTCCCATAGGGGGGGGGTCGTTTCCATTTTTTTCTACCATGGATGAGACCTCACTATCATCGGGGAAGGATTTTCTCTGCACTTCCTTCCGATTACAGAAGAGTATCCTTTCAATCTTTCCAGGCTTTGACACGCagatcctgattggtgaggcccacctttagtacaggaagaggcggtcggagcataccgcgagtgatttccttcactcaccggtgctccggctgccctctcctgtctcccctgataaaaaccgtatttgcgatttttcaacattcgtggagattcctggaacggaacccccatgaatatcgggggagtactgtacagtaaaaagaactggacaatcagcgaaatacaataatacagtaaaaaaatacaaacatttgTAAAattgaatttcaataataaaactttcattaagtaataaacttatcgaacaaagtggtcttaattaatttccaataacatagcttgctgaatccatttacctaaccaagattgttgcctaccagcttgaaatgctagggtcctatctaagaaggtcttatgtatacatacacccattaatttttggataagcaaataagtagtagtttctacacttctccctccatattcgcggtttcagcattcacggttttgattattcacgatttatagcttgctggctcctccccccaaaattacatcagcttgcatagagaaattgctgattccaagtgtttacgaagaaaatcgccgattcccagcactttcttcaccgtgttttgcctctccttcaggaacagaccaggtctc
This window encodes:
- the LOC117363797 gene encoding uncharacterized protein LOC117363797, with amino-acid sequence MVHYTGFDKSQLSHQSLLGGSSLKTTNLAVPPGRQGRAMDKFGRCLYQSSTMTNRILSYNFVFTSYLKYWVNAMQTFFKYLLEHLLTEFQHMHSTLAQPRIHMAQAAYDAFEISSRATALSVAIRHLAWLHPMDMDPNLQDQLANIPCQGSELFDDSIEAITKCLSEYEKSSNPNPSTDKGYTPSPSSQRRFPQKAVPDSRPPLKKQQLQQQQRKSQTPAASKLSQSFYPTQQRA